GAACAGCTTTTTCATCTAAACTCTTATTactatttttctttatgttgtgtgtgtttctttatgtGTTTACAACTGTAacactttgagtttcactatAAATGAAAAGTGCAGAACAAATTaagatgtattattttattgttattaaaatactctacttggaataataatgtgtgtctgatatggcttttgtacaaaaaaaaagtctaattatCATGTTAAAAAACATCTACTGTAATTTCAGAAGTTTAATTGCTGGACTCAAGATGTCTCcgacttcactgtaaagtccatttcTTCAGACTTTCAAATCACACCTGCTTGAGAAAcgttccactttcagcagataaatgtgaaaacaacctacataagtaacaaaaacaaaaacatattgttgAGTGGAGTTGGCCTTTAAGTTTTCTAAAAAGGGAATTTATTGTAAAAACTAGATTATTTGCATTTCCTGAAGAAAATATGTGAGATTGCTGCAGCTACTGCTACTCGCTGGCCCAGTTTAAGAAAAAGTCCCAGCAAGAGGTTCCAATTTTACAAGTCTTCAAGGTCAAACTGGGATTTTATTCCACACAAAATTGGTTGTAATGGAATCATGAGATATTGGGTAAATTAcactactagttacattacttttgggTTACTCCTTAGCAATGCCTGAGATGTCATGTCAAACTAATATatcaagaaataaaataatatgagtctTGTCCATCATAATAACCATGTAGTACGAATAATAAttgcctcaaaataatatagCAAAATAAGAGACTGGCCTCCCCTAACAGGGTCATCCCTATGTCCCCCCATTTCTAAGAAATGTACCTTccatcaaaattaggccctatgttcccacagccttatgttccctcaaggaTTTTCCACCGAATTAACCTGTTTTTTCATCTATGgaaatgcttgaaagacaggtgaaattctttattttattattaaactgagggaaGTTAGGGCTGAACATAGGGCATGTGGGAACAAATACAACACCATTACCGGTAGATTGCATATGAACTGCATTTCACGGGCCAAACACACTCAAGCAAACTCACTTGAGTCACCAAAACCATGACATTAGACTAGTCCtgtttatttgacatgtttctCACTAAAGCAGTGGTTAAGCCAGCACAAGACTAGCTTGGCTGAAGAGCCTCTCCACGGACGTTACATACAACATTGGTGCAGACACAAAATGTGAGTCAATAGTCCCTACAGCTGTTCAAATCCAGATGTGATCAGCTGCCGTCATCAGAAACAGACGTCGCTTTACGTGACGCTTCGGAGGAAACGGCGTCTCATTTCTCTAAAATCATATCACCTCGTCTCCTCGTGTGGTTTCCTTGTGTCTCTCCTGCATACATTTTTTGACGCAAGGAAAAGACGCAAGTGAGGGAAACGTGGATGCAATTTAAGAGAACTGAAAAGTACCCACATCAAATGTCCTAGCCTCCTCTTCTGGAAGTTCTCAACTCTCGCGATACTACACGAAGTTTACCCAAGGCTCTGGTTTACCTTCGTGTAGTATCGCGAGACTATGCTTCGCTCATATGAATAAGTCAGCATCCACAGAAATAAAACGGGTCTGTAACATCAATAATCGTGTatgattgtaaaaaaagatcAGAAAAGTCACTGTATGATTAGtccaatatatataatataacaatatgtaGGCAAATCTATATTGGGCCTATATTAACATATGggtatatatgtacatatatacacccatgcatacatacacatctatacatatatatgtgagTAAATACACCTGTCAACAAACAATACATATGTACAAATTATGCACAGTATAATCAATACAATATGACCAGGGTTGGAAAGgctactttggaaatgtaataggttacagattacaagttaccctatttaaattaaccctaatgtaactatttcaattgtTTAAAGTAAGTGAAACGTATtacatttcattactttttaattacttttctaattttctaatgaatgttaTCAACTGTTagtatgataaataaataaaaagaaaaatgtagcaCCAGCATTGTAatgctcctttttttctgtggaCTGCTCCTTTAATGACATCGCTTTACGACAGTCGTCACGACACTACTTATCTGCTTTACTACTGTTTTGGAGGCTGAtttaaaacagagcagaggttGTGTGAACATACAGCGATAATTTAacgatatatttatattttagctgCATTAAATCGAGCCAGCTGTTACACATAAGAAACCCTCTAGCCTCAGCATAATGACCGACGAGACTAAACCCGGTTCTTTAGGTTTCTTCTCGAGCTACGACGATTTGAGCGACAGCAGCGACTCCGACGATGAGGCTCAAAGTCGGAAGAAGACGAGCCTGAAACCGGCAGCACAAGCTCCGGGAGGCGACGCACAGTCCTCCCGGTCCGGAGCTCCTCTACCGGGACCCGACGAGCTCTTCAACTCGGTGTCCAAACCGGCTTTTCTCTACAACCCGCTGAACAAGGAGATAGACTGGGACAGCTTGGCGGTGAAAGCACCcgaagaggtaaaaaaaaaaaaagaagagaggaaatatTTTTACCTTACTGTGTAAATCCAAGGAACATTGCACATATAACTCAGATGTtctatacattatttatttgtatttctttttatctgTATGAAGGTGTATATTGCACATTTAGTTACTGtgttaatcccaggaacattgcacataTAACTCAGATTTTCtatacatttctattttgtCTCATTCATTgcttattctattttttttattacactttCATCCTTACGCTGCGTTACAAAATACATCCATGTTACATGGCTTCATGTGCAATTAGACGAGCATctcaaaattaattaatttcagatGGATTTAGGGATATTTTAGGGTTATTAACGCTATTAAATCTgtaagtttattgtcagtgttGTCACCAGAGTTATAAATACTCTCAGCATATGAGTTACAGCTTATATAAAGTAAGAGAGAACAGGGTTGCTTAGGGGGgtcacactttttattttcctttcctcctaAACTGTATCCTAAATAGATTCCCTTTTAatgtgtcaggtaggaataaagtggtcttactctcctttagctgattctgttaaaaaaatatggaCGCTCATATATGTTTtttgcacttgtgacaaccgtCCCCATCAGTagtcacacactatggggttggttgtcccgGTGTTATTGTAATAGggaaaaatctaaaatgtagGCAAGGTTAGATAAGTGGATtgaaaatgtttagtttcattaaaatacaacaagttAACACATCTCCTCCACCAAGtgaacagaaaaacatgaaaaataattcctataagtgcattttttatccttatataacaatattgtgcaGTTTAACCTCTCTGACCTCTCTGAGCATCACATCTGGAAGAGTCGGATTCCTAGTTTGTCTTTCTGGCAAAATTCCTGCTCATTTTCCtatctaaaaagaaagaaaggatccAATATATCACACCATATATATACCAacaagtgttttattattaaccCATTTTGTAAAAGCCTAGAAGAGAAACCCCAAAGAgctggatatttacattttcacatgaaaaacactaaatgtctTCTCATCTCAATGTCAAGTGGTTTATTCTAGACATCTCACCCACATTCTGAAAAATTCAGtaccaacactttttaaaagtgGCCTTTTAGGGGCTGACATCTggtgaatgtgacaaccaacctcGTTCTCTCGTATGTTTGTACAATCTACTACAGTCCagaacaaacaaatgcacaccATAAATTACATCTTTGTGAAGCTTTTGTTTAATAATTGGTTGCATACCGGTTGCAATCTGTCTATTTATACCCAGAAAACTATTTCACATCGAAGCCTGTGAAATTTAAAATGGTTTCTCTGTTTCTCAATATTTGAATGACGGCATTCacagttttaaaacatattcaggTGCctacagaaatgtttaaataggtttttcttgctgtaatcattcctcctgttcagacTAGCCGTTAGAGGAtgccttcataatgcacttactatgtaagtgatggaggacacaaTCCACAGTCATCCTTTTGTGCaaaaatttatttaaaagtttatgtgaagctaatatgaagcttcagctgtccaaatgagtcaaagagcgaatttgatgctaaaaagactgtaaatgtggcagatgtCCACTttatatgactaactcagactgctgaagaaTCATGTAAGCATCAGATCAACTATTACTGtcactgtgttattttaaatgtgtcaagacatacttgaaaaattgtgaacctatcctttaatgtCTTGTAATTGCATTTCCTGTCTCGCTCTTTATTACTCATCCTACAACTCCTACTGACTGACACTTTCTTCTTGCAGCCTCCCAAGGTGTTTAAGCCATGGAAGACAAATGCTGTACCACCTCCTGATAGCTACACCTCAGagccagagaagaagaagggaccCCCTCCTGGCATGGACATGGCTATAAAGTGGTCCAATGTGTATGAGGACAACGGGGAAGATGCTCCGCAGGCTTACACCGGCAACGCCCGTTTCCTTCCTTCAGAGGAGCAACCCTCTGAATCAGGTTAGTCCAGTGGGGATATCAGGTAGTTAAAGTTCATGTGTCAAGTGACCTTAAGAAAAGAACGGTGGGTACATGTCTCTTAAATTGCATCCATGTTTTGCTCACTTGCATCTTTTCCACTTGAGGAGAGATGAAACGAGGAAATTTGTTTTAGATACATGAGACATAGTTTCCTACGAAGTGTGACATGAAGTGGTGTCTGTTTCTGATGACGGTggcagctgatcacagctggatcagaTTTAACGGCTGTAAGGACTTTTGAACTTAGAATATGATCAGGGGGctttttaaagacttaaaatTGTTTATCAGATTAAATCTTTCAGGAGAAATTGAAATGATGTGTCATCAAACCCGACACTCATGAATTTTTAGCCTCATGGAAATGAAGACAAATTATGTAAactataaatatgtttaaaaaatcttCTGTCTCTAGTTGACAGATACTCTCCCTCACGTTAATTTTatccataataataacaacaaataatatCCATCCATAATAACAGCTAATGGGGGAAATAacatcatgaaaagaaaaacagtctaTAATAAACGTGTTGTTTATGGTTCTTTTGTTGATCAGAAGTacaattaacagatttttaactagaatcagaaaacaaaatacagtgcTTGGGAGGgacacacttttatttatttttttaacttttagttTATTCTGTATTCTGTTTCCACGTCTGTGTCAAATCGCAGTGATGTATCAGATCAGTCCGATCAGCTGTAGCGGCCAATCAATAGATAAAGCTGCGTGTTTGCTGGTAAAAGACCTCCGTGGAAGCTGCTTTTGTGTTTCCTCGCTCATAGCTCCTCAGAGATCGAGGATCAAGGAAACATCGATCAAGAGACATGAGATGAACCCTGTGAGAGGAATATCTAGAAACACTTACTCACTTTTCTTAATTCTCTGTGCAGTCTAATGAAAGGTTTTAGTAATCTGGTAGCTACAGAGCTACTGAAGTGGCTTTAATACAGGGACATACATTAACGGACAGTGATTGTCTACTTCACAGTAATGCATTTTCTACAAATACTCTGAGAAAAGTAAGTCTTCTTAAGCAGTTCTCAAAAGCTTACAGCTACCCATAtaacacaacagaaaatacattttgattatatccacatacatatttttaactttaagAGCAATGTCCTGAGATCTGTGATGAAGCTCAGTTCACATTCTGAGCATGTATCCTTATTTCTGGTATGTAATGTATGTGGAGTAGTGAGAGTTAGTTTTGTTCAAAGAAAATTCCTCAAGGttttatacagatttttttGAGCCATGTTGGAATATTTAGTTGTGCAGAATTGTGCAGTTTTTGACAACATGCAGCAATTTCAAACATACAGCCAGCAGATGAGAGTATACAGTTAATTTTGCATTATACTGTTTAGATTTACTAAACTGAAACTACAAGCAGCTGCAGATGACACATTATTAATCAGGATCATCCAATATTGTAGACCAGTACAGACCCTTTCCTTATCCTAATGATTCTTGTTGtgcatttaaatatgtaataaatgtacataaataaaagtCCATAGTTATGTTTGAATGGTACCCTGTTGATTAAttccaaattattatttttcaatcTCCCTCCACACCTCATCAAATCCctaaaccaaccaaccaaccactGTGACCTCTCTGCTGGTTAGATGACGATGATGACAAGCTTGACTCTGCCAAGAGACGTCGTGTGGAGACCTTCCagcagaaggagaagaggaagagggacaTGGGACAAGCCACCTCTGACAAAAATTTTGtcgaggaggagaaaaggatcCTCAGACAAAATATAGAGTGAGGCCTACATCACCTCCAACAAGAAATTGGGTTtctaatttaaacatttaatgtcAGCTAAGAACGTATAATGACATTAACACATCAGCCAGGTAGGTGGTGTGATGCGAACATCAATGGACATCAATGGTGTAATTCTGGTGTTTTACAATCTGGGTTTTCATAATTTAAGCCTTCATCCTTCTTGGTTTTTACTCACCAGCTGTCTCCCAGAGCAAAGAGATGTGTGGACTTGAAAATGTGCACAGGGCATTACCAAACAAGTGATCTGATACTATACCATCGCCTTTTCTTTACTTCTAAATAGTTTAAACGTCCCTGCATATCTGGGTTCTTGTATAGAAGCTGGTGAACAAATATCATAACCATTAAGAATGGAGGCGAAAACTACAAAGAAATACATTGCAGGGTTATAAAAAACTGCTATTTTGCTTTAAATAATGGTTCAGCAACCTACCCGTCCAGCCGtgacatattaaacataaagtgTAGTCAGTTGGCTTTTGCCTcttgaatatttttatttatttagctgaaATAACAGTGACATCTGGCTGTGGCGGTATGTGTTTGTGATTAGTCTTGTGTTATACTCAATATGTATTCACCTCTGACGTTTGcctgtgcttgtttttttgtgactttttttttggaaaatgtgttcAGAATTACTGTAAATCTGTTGAAATTACTATTTAAAAAGTTGCATGATCTCCCTGCTTATTGGCACTAGATGGCGCCCCTAAGCAATACTAGAATACAcccatttcatgtttttagggAAGTCTGTTGAACTTCACAACCAAATCACAACCTGagcctgtatatatatatgtagtgtTTTCTCAGGAAGGGAACATTGATCTTCAATTTGGAAGTTTGTCTCATCTCAGTTCTCTTGAGATACTCGATGCATACAGACTGTTGAGTCTCATGTGTCTGGTATTACACAACACTTCACATCTGTGCTGAAAAATGTAAGAATATAAAGAACTTACTTTATCAACTTTTACAAAAAGATATTTGGAACACTGTACTGTTTTATGGACTCAAACATTGATTAGTATGAACAGTTGTATACGGATGATTTCATAGTTTGTTCTCAATGAGATATTATTCCTCATAAAACCACTTATATTTTACTGGAGAAAGTTGTGCTGTCAGTCATTTGAATTTAGATTCATGGGACAATGTGTACTGTTAAACTTCATTTCAAGATTCACTAAAAGCAGtcttaaaaatgtatgtcatgGTCTTTACATTCCCAAATTCATTCTTTGAATTTCTGTGACCAGCGGTGCAAATATAATGGTTTTTAGAgctaagaatttaaaaaaagtttccacTTTGCAACAGTTTAGTGATCAGAGGAATTCCAGGCCTATCTGTCATCATGGTTTGACATGAAATAGTGGTAAATATGCTTCTGATAAAATTCCAGCTTCCAGGTATGTGCCTGGCCTTGTCTGAAATTCGTACCTGGTCCTGCACAACAGAAGCAGACTGATTTTATCAGCCATATTTACGAACAAATAACTCCCCTTTCCGTACAGACTGTATGACCAGCTAGGTCACATCCATCAGTGTTTCACAATTACTCATCTTACTGTCAGTCTTGCCGCTGGAAATTTCCCAGAAATGGGATGTTTTGAAATATGCAATTCTTAGAGTTGTGTAGAAAAATAAGGCAAAGTTTATTTGAAAGgtacatttcaacaacaaggcaattcataGAGCTTTaagaatgtaaaaacaacaaaaggcaatataaaaaagacatgtaaatacagtttataaatGGTAAATTAAATTGGAAATTAAAGTGAACTAAAATAAgacataaaacaggagaatgAAAGTTAGAGAGCAGTGTAAATATCAAAAGCAAAATGTTTTGTGTAGTGTTGAATTTTTACTCTTTGAAATGATATCCACAGTTTTCCTGAACTGCAGCCTGTTTGTGATACAGAGATCAAGTTATCACATGTCCACTGAAAGTCACACATGGCTGATCTTATCATCAAGTTATCAACATCTAACATCCAACATCTAGCTCTTATGTTACACGTAGTACACACATCAGTCACCGATGGCCAAAAAACATTTAGATGAATGTTTTGTTATCATAACTTTGAAGTCTGAATAACATCATAATGTTCAGATCGTGTCGTCTCCTAAAGACGATCGAAAAGATTGTCAGTTGTTAGTGAGATTGAAGGATTTTTAATAACTCACCGTTTCCTGGACCAGCCAGGGCTCTGAAAAGTGTCAGTCACACTAACCGTTTATCACTGTGACACATTTACTGGAAGGTCAAGACCTCATGATGGCCATTGAGTATTCAGGGACCTTCAGTGAACTGGCTGCCTACAGCTGCTACTATCTGACTTATGACATTTTCACACAGTCAGCACAATGCAGCAGCCTGTATGTAAATTAAGTTTTGGCCATCAACatgagagggtttttttcttctgataaAAAAGGTAAAACCTTAATATATGAATTGATCTTGTTGTGTACCCTCTCCACAGTGTGGATGCTAGTTCCATGTCAACACACTGACTTGTTATCTTCTCCTAAATCTCATTCTCAGATGTTTTCTTGAAGCAAATAGTTGCTTTTCACGCCGGCGATCTGCCCCATCGTGTGAAACAGATGTTCAGCAGAAAAGTAAACCTCTCTGGAgctgcagacaaacagagatCTCTAACCATTCGTGTAAGCTTTCATTTCAGATAAGAAGGATATTAAGTGCATATCTGTGAAGTACGGTATTGTGTTGaaattacatcttttttttgagggggggaaacagaaaagataaaaatgactGCATGACTCAGAGCAGGCCACTAACTATAAACCACAGGTTCTTCTCTCTTGGTTTCATATTGAGCTTAAAACAGAAGTTTCCAAATCATGGTCAGACGGTAACGTAATATTGTAATTTGCAGTAATAATGTGGTAAAGACCACTGATTGCAGCCGAATATTTCCAAAGGTAGCCCCTTGAAGTTGACGTAACATTTCCATGTCTCCACACTATACTTCCAGACATCAGATCCTGCGCAAAAAATACAGGACAGAGGAGTAAAGATACAAAATGTTCCATAAACTCAAGATACAAATCAGAAAGAAATCACACttttgaggttgtttttaatttcctgtaacCTATGGTAATTAATTTCTGTTATGAAATGACATATTTTGGAAGGTGATAGTCTATTTGCCACTTTCACAGTCCTGCCTGCACGAACTAGCACTAAGTTATATAATCTGAATTAGAGCTCCAAATAACtggtcaattaattgattagttgccaaatatttaattaattatcttAATTTGAAACTGAAAAGAAATCTCTACAAaccgcatgtgtgtgtattgtgctTGATTTGGTGTTTCCTTCATCATACAGTTTATTACGTTGTTCCTGTTTGGCATAAAAATTACTGTACACCTTTATCATTTTTATGAATGCGTGGTCAGACTTGATTTCATCTGGTGAAATTTACTCACCAGGTGTGGACAGGAAATAGTGTGGACAGGGTTATAAACATAGTCTGGGCAACAACTAAATGGTTTCTTATCAAACACTTTATTGTTGCTAATGTCACGGCAGCCAATCAGCatctcccctccttctctgctGCTTTAATTGTTTCACCGTGCAGTTACATAAACAAGAATACAAGCCACAATTAGAGATGCAACGATGAATCATTTACTCAATCAGCAGACAATTACTCAGCGACTATTTTGATCATCATTAGTCATCAGTTTGGAGTCATTcattatgaaaaatgtgaatatctTTCAGTTTTCTATGATAGTGAAGGGAATATGCCAGCTGCtggagaaaagaagagatttGAGGTTGTCATTTTCTAGACCAAACAGCTAATCACTTTATCGATAAAATAAGCAACAGACTAAcccataatgaaaataatcattagttgtggCTTCAATCTGAATATATTGAATGGCTGCTGCTATAAAAATTCCAGCAAGACTAAAAATCATACATGTTaagtttaatatgaaaaatgttaagGTTTAACATATACTTTCCAGATCcagagatttcttttttttctttataatggAAATGTTGAGAGATGGCAAACCAAAGTTTAAACTTGCAAGTGAGATACTATTAGTACAGCGATGTAAATCTCACACAGACTCTACGAACTTGAAGATAGAGTTTTAAAGCTGAACGTTTTACACCTGATCACATGATGAATGCACTCAGAGAAAGGAACATACTTttgctgtgtagaaatgataGACAACAGTAGCAAGAGACAAGCAGTCTGACCTCTTGTCATCATAAACATGTCAGAGGTCGTCTGTTGATAGCGATATGGAGCAGACGCAAAGACAGcccaggctgtgtgtgtgtgtgtgtgtgtgtgtgtgtgtgtgtgtgtgtgtgtgtgtgtgtgtgtgtgtgtgtgtgtgtgtgtgtgtgtgtgtgtgtgtgtgtgtgtgtgtgtgtgtgtcagagaagTCTAAATCAGCCGGTGGCGGTCAGCTAACATGGCTGCCAGTCAGAAATGGAGGAGATGCTATCGATGTGAATTCTGTTAGTCTGACCCTTGTCCTGTACTTTGCCCAATCAGGCTTAAGTGGTTGCAGTGAGTTTTGTAAGGCTGCACAGATATTCTcagagttttttctctccttagTGAAGATCTGGGCGCCTGTAACACAACATATTGTGCTTGAAAACGTTTTTGACAGATCAAAATCTAAACAGTATCATCAGGTCCGTCCTAGGATTAAAACAAGCAGTCGATTAATCGGACAGTAGATGGAATATTTTGATGATCAAATCATAGTTTGAAGTTATTTCTCAACCATAACATGCCAAACATTTGAAGGTATCACTTCTCTTGTTTGAAGATGTGCtgcttctgtctgttttatattgtaaattgaatatatttgtctTTAAAGTGTGACTTTAAGCTCTTGGAAATTTCAAAGGgctattttttcacattttatagttAGGTATTAATCAGTtactggggaaaaaataaacaacagattaATAGATAATGAAAACAACCAGAATCCTTGCAACCCTTTTTATTAATCCTATTCCAGCCAGAATAGCTGGTTTTAATCACTATCCTTCCTGGCATCAAGCATTTAACTTTCAGTCTTCAGAAGTGAAGAAGTGAAAAGACTCAGAAGACAGTTTCAATAACATATTAAAGCCAAGGATGGATAAAAATATCGTTTTCCTGACTAAGACAGCTTAATTTAACATCCATGAGTAACTGTGTGTGCTGTAGAAGAACACCAGATGCTATGGTTGAGACCATATTTGGTTTCTATTTCTACTAAACATCTGTATACGACACTCAAAATAACTCAGCCTGCATGAGCTAGCAGAATATTTAGGT
The Scomber scombrus chromosome 8, fScoSco1.1, whole genome shotgun sequence DNA segment above includes these coding regions:
- the c8h1orf52 gene encoding UPF0690 protein C1orf52 homolog, coding for MTDETKPGSLGFFSSYDDLSDSSDSDDEAQSRKKTSLKPAAQAPGGDAQSSRSGAPLPGPDELFNSVSKPAFLYNPLNKEIDWDSLAVKAPEEPPKVFKPWKTNAVPPPDSYTSEPEKKKGPPPGMDMAIKWSNVYEDNGEDAPQAYTGNARFLPSEEQPSESDDDDDKLDSAKRRRVETFQQKEKRKRDMGQATSDKNFVEEEKRILRQNIE